The sequence ctgtttcacgcctactgagacattttgactggtttcattgctgcagcgacaatagaagtttagagaattaaatagtatgcggagtttctaaaatccatccgaaagaatacaaagttctttcttatacaacttttagttacctctacttgaaatctaagaattttaccgaacctttcccaagaagcctacagtgataattaaaatgcgctgcagcttttgggattggtattagttaggaagGTTACGATCATATgctcgatttagataacaattactcacaaaacctggaaaaacttgaaaatctcaaggaattgttcattattcattaagtacttgtaatactaataaataatatattttttaattcatttgatGATGAGATgtttcctttggtatttcataagttataacgtgttttgagaggtccagattttgtcgtgagctcgaagttcaaaaacttgagcgaatagattcaacttgctgtattgtttcgaagagagggattggataatgaagacaatcctttctctgcatttacccccgtatataatcagtggactagatatgtgcaatacttatacaaagtaacaaattttctagggggggctagccaaatcctaggtggggctatagccccccctagcccccctgtagttacgccaatggtcttacttacaccagcaccactgttatcacccaaatacttttcaaagcttgtgtggaaaccttgttcAGAAATCCtcctacgatattttctaatgttgttctagaaacgactcatgttttcattttccaaaaccagctggagtttgtttattttgatttcctctttgcgtgattggtcggcgctgctgctgttctctcgccgaaccactgcatgagtgataaatttcttccccattgttgccaattcctttgttctccgtttacggcaaattctcaagcaattgtaaactgcataatgatgaaataattttggcgacactgacagcatcattctggcgggctgaattgggcaattttctctctcagagagtgctaccacgtgctttttttaacggaaaacccttccctcagaccttaatttcctctccgggtggcttaatacccggaacatacacgcttaaaatcaataacacagagatgtgtttgcatcacacaaaatggacctaatgtggaacatcccttagatgagcgacagttacacaggcacaaaaatgcctcgtacggtcgtgataacggtccttttcaacatgtaaacgtttgtacagattccttgtttcatgaggaaccaaatactgttgaaaatattgaaatccaagcttcaataaaaccacacgagctatttttgtggctgtgtaactatcgctcatctaggggatgttccgcattaggtccgttttgtgtgatgcaaacacatctctgtgttattgattttaagcgtgtaggcaattaactttgaatgtactgaactcgagtggcgatctctcttcgcttatgtggccGAGTTAactctgacgaccaactggcacaatctcacacaaccctacttcatcgagcgccgttgctgatgaagcaagtgtgtaagAGCCAGATaatacttggttgacattgtacaaaaatacatataagaaagttagttctgagaatgtattgcgagagttcggctacatgcccggtgctgggaatttggtttcatcagtacccgccaAGCTGCGGAGGataacggaggtccttcgtagcttagtagggacaGCACCTGTCTagtgtactggtttcgtgggatcaaaccccaccgaaggtctgtggatcaatctccgtaatggaggcagttctcgatgaataaacaagttttgtgaccccatctttgtatgtgtttgtattccaagtagttcttgctGTTGTcttgggctccaggtagtctatgaactccatagagtcaaggttggTGGATCAAActccttaatggaggcagttatttgaaaataaacaagctgtgagaccccttcttggaatatgtttgtattttaagtagttattttcgTTGTCGTTAGCTCCGTAATGAGGGCAGTTATTGAACATTACACACTTTGTGTGAACTCTTCTTGGTACAGTAATATCCTGATTTTAACACCCCTTAGTGAATTTTGGAATGATGAAGtagaaaatgtgacaaaatcggaacagtttttatttcaaatttatttgtttctgcaaatatgaatcagtttatgctttggaaaggcaaaatacgtgaatggaatccgtaaTTTATAGTCGAAGAGATTTGCAAACTTCTTGACATgactcataaatgattcataataagctacaggcagtgaaagttatttcatgaaaatcattgttgtttgcggcaaattgggtcgaaaacgtgataaaatcgggggtaggcAAAATCAGGgatagacaaaatcgggtctaTACTGCATATGTTCGCATTTCATGTAGTGCTTTTTATTGTCATGAGAAGTGCTTTTTATTGTCgaagtagtctacgaactccgtaAAGTCAAGGTCTGCAGATCAACATTTATAGTTGAGGCAGTCGTTGATGAATAGGCAAGTTGTGTTACCGCTTCTTGCTATATGATTGCATGAGTAGTTCTTATTGTTGCCATTGTTTCCATGAAGCCAACGAACTTCATAGAGTCAAGACCTGCTAAACAACCTCCGTGATGGAGccaataattgaaaaaataacaagttgtgcaacctcatctgagtaaatgtatgcattccaagtagttttttttgccatggtactaggtagtcaATGAACTCTATAcaggaatgatctgcagatcacCCACGAACTtccccgttttgggcgcaaaaagaggttttgcagtacaTATGTTGTGACCGTATTATTTTCAAAGGACATGTAccagcatgtaccacttttgaaaccaaTTGACAGACcttcggttacgcgtgtagatcctaTAGCCttgctccagggatttcttgtagGACTGAGGAGTTATCCGAGAGaattcttcgatagcgcagaacatatgtagtgatcacatttgatttcaaggagCACATACAGCATGCACCatttttgagacaagtccatagacccatggttatgTGTGTCGACCTTAACGCctttctccagagatttcttggatgactcggaacatatactgtgaacgcattctgtgctaagtaccacaaagagcatgtcattcatttcatttatttagtatacatctaaacagataacactgaatcaacaatttgacgccacaatacacggttcgaggccgcatctctccatcctcgaatacgccccacgctcgccaagtcgttctgcacctggtctgcccatctcactcgctgcgctccacgtcgtctcgtccctgccggatcggaagcgaacaccatttttgcagggttgctgtctggcattcttgcaacatgccctgcccatcgtacccttccggctttagctaccttctggatactgggttcgccgtagagctgggcgagctcgtggttcattcttcgccgccacacaccgtcttcttgcacaccgccaaagatggtcctaagcacccgtctctcgaatactccgagtgcttgcaagtcctcctcgagcattgtccatgtttcatgtccgtagaggactatcggtcttattaacgtcttgtacatgacacatttggtgcggtggcgaatctttttcgaccgcagtttcttctggagcccgtagtaggcccgacttccacagatgatgcgctttcgtatttcacgactaacgttgttgtcagccgttagcaaggatccgaggtagacgaattcctcgaccacctcgaaggtatccccgtctatcgtaacactgcttcccaggcgggccctgtcgcgctcggttccgcccacaagcatgtactttgtctttgacgcattcaccaccagtccaactttggttgcttcacgtttcaggcgggtgtacagttctgccacctttgcaaatgttcggccgacaatgtcatccgcgaaacaaatgaattgactggatctgttgaaaatcgtaccccggctgttacacccggctctccgcatgacaccttctagcgcaatgttgaacaacaggcacgaaagtccagcaccttgtcttagtccccggcgcgattcgaacgaactggagtgttcgcccgaaatcttcacacagttttgcacaccatccaccgttgctttgatcagtatggtaagcttcccagggaagctgatgtcgtccataattttccatagctctacgtggtctatactgtcgtatgtcgccttgaaatcaacgaacaggtgatgcgttgggacctgatattcacggcatttttgaaggatttgccgtacagtaaagatctggtccgttgtcgagcggccgtcaacgaagccggcttgataacttcccacgaactcattcactaatggtgacgaCGGAAggtgatctgggatatcactttgtaggcggcattaaggatggtgatcgctcgaaagttctcacactccagcttgtcgcctttcttgtagatgtggcatataatcccttccttccactcctccggtagctgttcattttcccagattctgattatcaatttgtgcaagcaagtggctagcttttccgggcccgtcttgatgagctcagctccgataccatccttaccagctgatttattggtctttagctgttggatggcatccttaacttccctcaaggtgggggctggttggcttccatcgtccgctgaactgacgtagtcatctcctccgctgccttgactttcactgcctgtactttcagcgccattcaaatgttcctcgtagtgctgcttccacctttcgatcaccacacgttcgtccgtcaagatgctcccatcattatcccggcacatttcggctcgcggcacgaagcctttgcgggatgcgttgagcttctggtagaacttgcgtgtttcttgagaatggcacagctagtccatctcctcgcactccgcttcttccaggcagcgtttcttctcctgaaaaaggcgagtctactgtctccgcttccgtctataacgttccacgttctgccgggtaccttgctgcagcgcgaccgcccgcgttgcgtccttctcctccagaatctgtctgcactcttcgtcgaaccaatcgttctagagcatgtaccgtatatGAATTTGGATAATAGGTCTTTGCGACtagatctttattctttactccagagatgtctcggatgactaagacctcactttatggattttttgcattacccgaagcatatactgtgaacaccttcagctctaagaagcgcaaagggcttgtgtagcatatttgaaactggttgaatggcctttggttacgcgtgtagactcttaagccttacttcaaataTTTCTTGTATAACTATGGAtataagctgtaaaccttgacaattgGCAAAAAGCATATGAGTttttgtttccaaaactgtcaaaattatccaaatcggttgaaaattgtttaagttatgagaatatcaatttatgggaacacgggtaccctgtcgcccatccacgtgtgtttttttgtttGCCGCATAAGGGATAATTATCTGCTTCTGTCACCGCTCCCTCGGTTTTTGGTGGCTTTCTTTTATTATGTGAAggggaatttgaaatttgattgacaaaattaataaaatattgTACATTcccagaaaattattttaaaaaattggtgAGTTTTAAGATTTTactaaggccgatacaaatatttaaaatctattttgtccaACCCCCCGCCCCCTCAGGTTTCTTTGCcaagaaataatattttgagggggcaacaaaataaaattcggttaattttgaggattttcaaaacattctttaacaaatccgaggtgtttattttttatttttttcattttaatatttattttttattatccccccccttgacctttcggggaccagtaggacaaaaagtttattaaatatttgtaacggcctaatttatccatttattttttatttaccaCCCCCTTCGTTATGCAAAGACCAACTTGACAAAAAAAGGAAaggagtcaagtacgagacactaaagacaaccttactgttgaagtcgaaatacgtatctgtcaaggtacaataaaATGGTgcaattaaatgggaaggtacaaaatcgtcttatgacaagtgaagacattccactaaaaagctcaaaataattttcttaaaaagaaggaattcatttttattccaGCCTAATAGCcttaaaacagaaaaaaaaaatcctgatctCTATATTTCATGGTTTTTGTACCATTCTCATACATATAAGGATCTCTATCTCATTGCTTCCATATTCATCCATATTTAATTAATCATGTCAATTGATCTGCATtatatttttgtgatattttaagCAGTAAGCACGAATGTTAGCAAACAGTGGCAATGGACAAAACCGGGGGCAACAAAAGCTGAATACAATAAAATCACGTCATCAATGTATTTCagtaattaaaacaaataattgaTTATAATTATGCATAACAGTATAATCGTTCTAGACTTATCAACAAATCGATATAAAAATCCTAATACTGGTAACTCAGACTTGGGGCAGAGAAGCTAACAGTGGCCAGGTTGTTGGAATATGCAGCCTTCTGAATTGGGACAGCTACCTTGGCAACTGGGAGGGCAACCTTGTGAACGGGATAGGCGATCTTGGCCACAGGAGCAACGTAGTGCTGAGCAATTGGAGCAACAACCTTGGCAACTGGGACAACGGTCTTGACAATCTTCTGTCCTAGTGGTTCACGGTGTACCACGGCGTTGAATCCATTGTGCTCATCGGCGGTATAGTCGACAATTCGGCGATAGCCATCGGCATCGATCAGCGTGTACTGTCCCTTCACATTGTCGCCGTGACGTTCCTCCTGTTGGCTTTTGATGTCCCCGGTGTGGTCATCATGGACGGAGTACGCGAACTGGTACTCAGCTGGACCATCCTGGTATTCAATAGACTTGATGGCAACTGGTAGAACAGCGGCACTGGCGGCAGACACCAGAGCAAGGAGGGCCAAGAACTGCAGGATAATTGAAAGAAAACATTAATTCCTAATTGAGAACATTTGTGTTTTCTGCATCTGCTTACTTTGAAAGCCATTTCCAAGAATTTAATTGAGGGTATGTTAAGATTCGATAGGTGTAAAGCGACTGATGGTTTCTCAATCAAAGAACATAGTATTTATACTGGTAGAAGCAAATTTGCAAATGGACCACATTTTTCTATCGcagaaaaacattttcgattgaATCATGTACATACCAGCAAACTGCTATGCAAAGAAATGGTGACCTTTGCGCTGTCGAAACTGCCCACTCCTAATCATAAATTACAAACCAAGCATGTGCAACAAATCTAATAAATGTGCACTGTGGCAAACATGTGCCGCGTATTTTCAAAAAGTAGACCCCAGACAGCCTTTGAAATTAATCTCATGTCAACTGGCCATAAAAAAGCAAACCAGAACACACATGATAAAATGCGATACATTCCTATCGGCATTGGCCATCACACCTCACCACGCCGAAGTGAAATAGAGTTGAACTTCAAAAATTCGAGCATGATTGCATGCTACAGCTTTCAATATCTATTCGGTTTTCTTTTTGAAATCGTATTTATCTTTGGTATATCACGCTTACGCTTGGACGTATCAACTTCTCTGTACGATGGTCTGGTCAAAATGTGTTGTGTGAACCAGAATTAGGTAAGTAAACAGTATGCTTGAAATATGAGAAATGTTTGGCCAAAATCAGATTTTTGTatgatttgattttgaagtgtcagtgtcttgtacttgactcgactcatcGTCGAAGTCGAATAAAGTACGAGAAACTGAAGACGGCTTtgcagttgaggtcgaaatatctGTAAAGATTATAACGCGACAGGTGAAATCTTTCCAATAATAGAGCCTAATAATTTTCTTCCCacgaaaaaatatttccgaaTGTATTAGGTATTAAAATTTTGACGTTCGTTCGAGTTGCAGTTCTGCTTCTTCAATGCCTGTACATATCAGCTTGAACATGGCTTGATTTAATAAagaattattaattgaaagcttttctatgcctgccattgcataaGTAGGTATGTATCCTGTGTTGCAAATATTTTGGTTTGGTTTATTGGACTATAGGCTGTAAGCCCGTTACCCTGCTTAAATATTATACACAAAATTAACGTTACACATACAGTTGTCCTCTTAAATATAATCTTAACTTATTACGAATCACTTCTGTTGTCATAGTTGTGGAAATAACATCCTGTAGTCTGTTGAAATCATTCATGAACCAACTAGTTGGCTCATGCTGCGTGTAGTTCCTCGATCTGAATGGAGGATCAAAGACTCTCCGACGACGAATGTTGCAAATAGAATGGATAAACAAAGCCTAGggagtcgaaaatgtttcccacATGAAAACATCCTGGACATGACCGAGATTCGAACTTGACATCTCCGAATTAGCATTCCTACGGCTTTGCCctacaaggctaactggagaccgcAGTATAAAATGCAATAGATTGGGTAACATATCTAGCAAAGACTGGCATTTAGTTGTTAAGGAAATAGTAATTGACCTGTATGAAAGCAATTAAAAGATTCAATTTAGATTTAGATAAAAAAGCAATTTAAGGCTCCCCAGACCTAAACGATTTCATCGCCACAatgcacagtgttgctttttgccgatttcgtgttcttttttaatagcatcgtttctgttgattttttcgctaaAGTTTGTTTGGAGAAGACGTTAGATATGACAAGGGccttttttttcgtgaaaatctgtaaaatgattaatccacctaaaagtgagataaaaattttgcttaaccatttttgagcataactttttttccATGTTTCAGTCATTTTTaccaccttctacaaagttgtttggctagcaaaaataggggaagagg comes from Armigeres subalbatus isolate Guangzhou_Male chromosome 2, GZ_Asu_2, whole genome shotgun sequence and encodes:
- the LOC134212344 gene encoding larval cuticle protein A2B-like; the protein is MAFKFLALLALVSAASAAVLPVAIKSIEYQDGPAEYQFAYSVHDDHTGDIKSQQEERHGDNVKGQYTLIDADGYRRIVDYTADEHNGFNAVVHREPLGQKIVKTVVPVAKVVAPIAQHYVAPVAKIAYPVHKVALPVAKVAVPIQKAAYSNNLATVSFSAPSLSYQY